Below is a genomic region from Selenomonadales bacterium.
CCATATTGCTATAACAGCAACAAAAACCATGACAAGGAAACACCCTGCTCCCACATACCGTTTCCAATGATTCCAATATATCATCTCGCTATTCCCTCCCGTTTTTTCGCCAATACTTTGATGCGATACGAAGCTACGCCCGTCGCCGTTTCGACCGCATCCCGAATATCTTCCCGAACAGCAGACGAAGAACCACCCTCGGCAACAACAAGCACTCCTTTGATGGCAGGTCTGAGCGTTCGGCTGGCGATCGGCGATTCCACTCCGTTTTCGCGTCGCATCGGCAATTCTTCCGTTATCTTCTCCTCTATCGTTTCGGCACCGTTCTGTCCTTCTGTTACGGTACGCTTCTCATGTGTACGATTCTTCTCGTGCTCGATTCGTTTTTCTTCATCTATCTGCACGATGACATCGACAGCACCTGCACCCTCTATCGAAGAAAGTATCTTCTCCAGTTTTTCTTCCCATGCTTTTTCGTCCGAATGTCTTACCTCGGGTATGTATGCAGCATCGTTACTTATCGGTGTCGTCTTCTCTTCTTCCATCAGTGGTGCACCAAGCATCAGTGCTAACCCCAATCCGCCAACAGCCATCAATCTCGGATATCGCACCTTACCTCTCCATTGACGCCACACTGCTTTACTGTCGCCGTTATCTTTTCCGTTCATCTTGTTTGCCTCCTTGCATGATCGACACTACGCCGCGCGGCAGATCAAATACATTACAAAGTTCTCTTTGCAGAGCCTCGCTTGGCATCCGCTCCAACGTGATAACGACCGACTGTACCGCGATCGCCTCATCATTCAGACATACTTTTACCACAACGCTCTGCTCATCATGTCCTTTTTTCGTCAAATACGATGCTATCTTATGCCGTAATCCTTGTTCATACGCATTCTCTATAAAAGCAGACGGATCGAATGTATGCCCTGCCGATTTACGCGACATATCTTGCCAAGATATCTCCATCGGGTGAAAATCATGTATCCATACGACGATAGGCTTTAAGATCGTCACCAATATCAACAGCCCCGCTACGACGCGAACAAAATTTTCTACCGATGAACGAGGTATCAGAAGTTCCAAAAAAACGATAAACACCAACAGCACAACGATCTCGCGTATCCATCCGCCCAAAAACTCCATCTCATACCTCCTAGCGCATCATGACCGACATACTGCCGACACCGACGATAATGGTGATCGTCAAAAAGAAAATAAGCGCGACCGACAGCGTAACGGCAAAGAGCAGTAATATATGTGTTCCCAGCTGTGCCAAACAGTTTGCCAAACGCTCTTCCCCCATCGGCTGTATCAACGCACCGCCTGCCTTCATCAAAAATGCCAGTACCAAGAGTTTTATGAGCGGAACAAGGCAGACCGTCGCAACCGTCACCATACCGAAAATGCCGATCGCATTTTTTAAGATGAGCGATGCTCCGAATATCACGTCGACTGAGTCGGCAAACATCTTCCCGACGATCGGAACAAAATTGCCCACCGCAAACTTCGCTGTCCGAAGCCCCAATCCATCGGCGATCCCGCCTGATACACCTTGCACCGTAAGCAGTCCTGTAAACAGCATCATCCCAAATCCGAACAATATCATTCCGCCTTGTCGGATCAAAGATGCCAGCTGCCCAAGCCGATACGTCCTCGAAAAATAATTAAGCGAATCGAGGACAGCCGTCAAAAGAAACATCGGCAATATCACCGTCTTCATTAAGACGCCGAGCACATTCACTGCAAATAACATCAGCGGTGTAAACAGCGCCGCACTCGTAATAGCACCGACTGCCGTAAGCAAAAATAACATCAGCGGCAACAACGCTTCCATAAAACCTATCATCGCATCGATCGTTTGCTCTGCAAGCATCACCGCAGACGTAAACGCTTTCATCCCAATAATGAGCAAAAAAATAAAACATACACTGTATGATAGGGCAGCGATCTGTGAAGATCGAAACGAGGTTTGCAGCTGCTGCATCAACACACACAGCACCGCTAGAAAAAGGAGCTTACCCAGAAGATGCATTTGCGATGTGATCTCGCGGAAAAATATTTGTTCCAATGAACGCACCCACATTTCGGGCGCAAAGGCAATTCCTTCGGCAGCAATTCGGCGAACCGTATCAACAGTGAGAGGTGACATATCGATCATCAGATCGCGATTGATCTGTTCTATTTCGCGATTAAGCGCATCTGCCCCAAGCGAATCAAACAGCTCCTGACTAATGATCTCATCTGCACTTGCACCTTCTGCCACACCTATACCCCAAATAAAAAATATAGCAACAAGCCACATCCATCTTTTCATGGCATCAACCGCAGTATCGTATCGAGCGCAAAGGCAATGATAGGCACCGCCATCACGAGTATCATCACTTTACCTGCTAATTCTACTTTACTTGCTATCGCTCCCTCTCCCGCATCACGACAGACCTGCGCACCGAATTCGACGAGATAAGATATGCCAATGATCTTGAGCAAGATAATAAGATACATCTCTCCGATACCCGCCCGCTTTGCCATCTCGGTGAACAGCTCGATGATCATGCGTAGTTTGTCCAAAACAAGAAAAAAGACGATTCCCGCAACCACAATCGTGATCTGCACCGCAAGCTCAGGATGCGACCGTTTTACCACCAAGGTCAACAAAACTGCTGTCATTCCTATCCCGACGACCTGTATCATATCCATCTTCTCACCTCATGATAATCGAAACACATCTTGCACCGTCCGAAACAACCGTCCGAGCAGCTGTACGATCCACAACAATACCAAAGCAAATGCCGCCAACGTACAAAGATGTGCCATATCCTCTTTCCCCGCTTGTTTTAACGCCATATGAATGACCGATATCAATATCCCAACGCCTGCAATCTTAAACAACAGATTCAGTTCCATCATACCCTCCTCTATACGCATACCAATATCACCATCAACGCACCGCACGCGCCTATGTAGATCGCCAGTTTTCCCTTTTTCTTCGCATCCGTTATCGCAGTATCTTCTATCCGTTTTAGTTGCTCAACAGCGAGCCTGATCTGCTTTTCCGTTTCGCGACAGCCTGTTCTGCCAAGCTGTTCTCCCAAAAACATCAACATATTCCATTCCGCTTGTCCCAAAGAAGCGTCACTGCTCATTTTTCTGCGCATCTCAACGACTGCTTCCGAGATACAGCACCGCCTGTCTTTCTTCAATCGCTCCGACAAGTGCAGAAACATCTTCGTTATGCTATCCTCACTGCATCCGTTCACACAATCACGAAACCCGTCTGCCAAAAACATCTCACCATATACGATCTGTGTTTCAAGAGCAGACAAGGCTTGTATAAGAGCACGTATCTGACGTGGCCTTGCCCACAATTCTCTCGCACGAAATATTCCCATACCGATTCCT
It encodes:
- the spoIIIAE gene encoding stage III sporulation protein AE; this translates as MKRWMWLVAIFFIWGIGVAEGASADEIISQELFDSLGADALNREIEQINRDLMIDMSPLTVDTVRRIAAEGIAFAPEMWVRSLEQIFFREITSQMHLLGKLLFLAVLCVLMQQLQTSFRSSQIAALSYSVCFIFLLIIGMKAFTSAVMLAEQTIDAMIGFMEALLPLMLFLLTAVGAITSAALFTPLMLFAVNVLGVLMKTVILPMFLLTAVLDSLNYFSRTYRLGQLASLIRQGGMILFGFGMMLFTGLLTVQGVSGGIADGLGLRTAKFAVGNFVPIVGKMFADSVDVIFGASLILKNAIGIFGMVTVATVCLVPLIKLLVLAFLMKAGGALIQPMGEERLANCLAQLGTHILLLFAVTLSVALIFFLTITIIVGVGSMSVMMR
- a CDS encoding stage III sporulation protein AB, with amino-acid sequence MGIFRARELWARPRQIRALIQALSALETQIVYGEMFLADGFRDCVNGCSEDSITKMFLHLSERLKKDRRCCISEAVVEMRRKMSSDASLGQAEWNMLMFLGEQLGRTGCRETEKQIRLAVEQLKRIEDTAITDAKKKGKLAIYIGACGALMVILVCV
- a CDS encoding stage III sporulation protein AF, which gives rise to MEFLGGWIREIVVLLVFIVFLELLIPRSSVENFVRVVAGLLILVTILKPIVVWIHDFHPMEISWQDMSRKSAGHTFDPSAFIENAYEQGLRHKIASYLTKKGHDEQSVVVKVCLNDEAIAVQSVVITLERMPSEALQRELCNVFDLPRGVVSIMQGGKQDERKR
- the spoIIIAC gene encoding stage III sporulation protein AC, which encodes MELNLLFKIAGVGILISVIHMALKQAGKEDMAHLCTLAAFALVLLWIVQLLGRLFRTVQDVFRLS
- the spoIIIAD gene encoding stage III sporulation protein AD, whose translation is MDMIQVVGIGMTAVLLTLVVKRSHPELAVQITIVVAGIVFFLVLDKLRMIIELFTEMAKRAGIGEMYLIILLKIIGISYLVEFGAQVCRDAGEGAIASKVELAGKVMILVMAVPIIAFALDTILRLMP